A window of Jatrophihabitans sp. genomic DNA:
GAGCGGCCCGGTGGAACGTGGAGTACCCCCACCGGATCACCCGCTCGGGGTCGGTGACGTAGGAGCCGGCGGTCTCGCTCACGTCGAGGTCCTGCCCGAAGGCGTAACCGAAGGCCAGGATGCCGAAGTCGACGACCGGGCTTCCTGGGGCCCTCTGAGAGTCACCGGCGGCGGTTGCTTGGAGGATGCTGGCGCTGTCAGCCATCTATTGGTCCTTCACGTCGTTGTGGATGCGCGGCCGAGCGCCCCGACGAGGGGGTTGCTCCCGGCTTACTTCGCGCTTGCTTCGCGCCGCCTATCCTGACCATCGACGTTGTACCAGTCACTGCACTAATGACTGCACTAGACAGTTACCTCTGGTCTTATGAAGTTTTATAGGTATTGTTCCTGCCTACCAAGAACCCCTAGTTTTTTGCCATTGCTGCTCAGCGCAGCAGGAGGCGCTAATGGAGGATGTCCAAAGCGCTGGGATTAAATTCGAAGTGCTTGGTCCGCTTCGTGCGTGGCGTGACGGCGCCGCGCTGCCACTCGGACCAGTGCAACAACGGGTCGTCCTGGCGGTTCTACTGCTGCACACCAATCGGCCCATCGGTCGGCAGCAGATCATCGACGCCGTGTGGGGCACGGCGCACCCCACGCATGCGGTCAACCTGCTGCAGCGGCACGTCTCGTCGCTGCGCCGGGTGCTCGAGCCGCAGCGCTCTGCCCGCGCGGCCTCAGACCGGGTGGTCTGGACCGACGGCGGTTACCTGTTCACCGTGGCTTCGGGCAACCTGGACCTGGAGCAGTTCGACAGCAGCGTCAGCCTGGCGCGGGCAGCCCGGGTGGCCGGTGACCTTCCGAAGGCGGCCGCGGCGCTGCACTCAGCCCTGCAGCTGTGGCGCGGACCTGCCTGTGACGGGTTGATCAGCCCATATCTGGACGCTCAACGCGAACAACTGGCAGAGCGGCGGATCAGCGCGCTGGAGGAACGGATCGACCTGGACCTGGCCCTGGGCAACCATCTCGACGTCATCGCCGAGCTGCGCGCGCTGGTCGCGGACTACCCCCTGAGGGAGCGGCTGCGCGGGCTGCTGATGTCGGCGCTCTACCGTTCGGGGCGCCAGGCCGATGCCCTGGCCGCCTATCAGGACGCCCGCCGACAGCTGCGCGACGAGGTCGGCGTGGCGCCGGCCGCCCCGCTGCAACGGCTCCAGCAACAGATCCTGGCCGCCGATCCGGACCTGGCGCCACCGGCCCCGTCAGGGCCGATCACGGTGAGCGCCGGTCCGCCCCGCGAGCATATTCCGATGCCGGCGCAACTACCTCGCGATTTGTCCACCTTTGTCGGCCGCGACTCTGAACTGCACCAACTAAATTCGTTGATAAATGCTGCGCCGGGTTCAGAAGGCCCAGAGGTGACTGCGCTCCATGGAATGACGGGTGTCGGCAAAACTGCACTAGCGGTACATTGGGCGCATCAAATTCGAGACCGATTTTCAGATGGACAAGTTTACTTGAACCTCCGTGGACATGATCCAACTGAGCCATTGATGGACCCGGGTGAGGCGCTGCGGACGGTGTTGGAGGCGTTTAGCGTCCCGGCGTCGCAGGTCCCGGCCGGCCTGGAAGCCCGGGCCGCGCTCTACCGCAGCGTGCTCAGTGGCCAGCAGGTGTTGATCGTGCTCGACAACGTCCACGACGCCGAGCAGGTGCGCCCGCTGCTGCCGGGCTCAGCCGGTTGCCGGGTGCTGCTCACCAGCCGGAACCAGCTGACCAGCCTGGCCGCGATCGACGGCGCCCAGTTGCTGGGCATCGAGCCGCTGTCGGACTCTGACGCTCAGGCGTTGCTGGCTCGCCGGCTCGGCGCGCACCGGGTCGCTCAGGAAGCCGCGGCGGTGGAGCAGATCGTCCAGGCGTGCGCGGGGCTGCCACTGGCGCTGTCCGTGGTCGCCGCCCGCGCGGTGCCGGACTTTCCCCTGGCTGTCGTGGCAGACCGGCTGCGTGCGGCTCAGGGCAGCCTGGACGCCTTCGACGGAGGCGATGAGACCGCGAACCTGCGGAGCCTGCTGGCGGGCTCGTATCGCTACCTCAGCCCCGCCGCCGCCCGGCTGTTCCGGCTGCTGCCGCTGCTGCCGCGTCCGGACTTCACCGGCTGCGTGGTGGCCGGCCTGGCGGGGATCGAGCTGCCAGAGGTGGAATCCCCCATGTTCGAACTGCGCCGCGCGAACCTGATCAACGAGACCAAGCCCGGCCTGCACGCCATGCACGAGCTGCACCGGGCCTATGCCAGCGAGCTCAGTCTCAGCTATGACACCGACGAGGAGCGGCGGCGGGCGCTGCGCGGGCTGTCCGAGCATTGCCTGCACCCGGCGCACCGCGCGGATCGGTTGCTCAGCCAGTTCGGGGAAGACAACCGGATCTGGCGACCGAACCGATCACCGGTCAGCGCTGACGATTCCCCCGCTCACCACGACGCGCTGGACTGGTTCACCGCCCAGCATCCAGGACTGCGCTGCGCACTCGGCCCAGCTGCCGGTGATGGCGTGGACCAGAGCCTGCGGCAGCTGGCCTGGACGTTCGAGTCATTCCTGGAAGGCGATGACTACCCGAGGGATTCCAGGACCGCTCACCGGAGCAGGCCCTCACACGAGGAGCAGCCGCGCCATCCGGCTGGGCAGGCCATCTGTCACGGCTGCCTGGCCTACGCCTACGCCCAATTGGGCCGGCACCATGACGCCGAGCTGCACGCGCGGCAAGCCCTTGCGCTGTATCAGGAAATCGGCCACCGCACCGGCCAGGTGCACTCCTACCGGTTGCTGTCGTGGGTGCTGGACCGGCAGGGTCGCTACCGTGACGCACTGGCGCAGGCGCAGCTGGCCAGCGAGCTGTCGGGCGAGCGCGAGCTCGACCTGCACGGCTGACGCGGCGCCCACCGGGTAAGCCCTACCCGGTGGACGCCGCGTCGGACATCAGACGAGGCTGCGTACCCGCTTGATGATGGGACCCAGAACCTCCATGTGCGGACGCTGAACGCTGAAGTAGGAGAAGCCATAACGCTCGCGGCTTTCCAGGATCTGACGGGCGATCTCCTCTTCGGTGCCCATCAGCAGGAACGGGCACTCCAGCATCTGCTCCATCGTCAGGTAGGGGCCGAAGTCCTCCATGGCGTTCTCGGCCGCCTGCCGCCGGTTGTCGGTCACCTCGACGCCCAGGATGAAGGCGTTGCGCTCGATCTGATCCACCCGATCCCCTGCCTTGGAGCAGAAGTAGTCGACCGCTTGCTGGGTCTCCTCGGCGGTGGTGAGGCGCAAGGTGGCAGGGGGCTGTCCGGATACCTGCAACCGGCCCGCGAAGCTCGCGATGTCCGCCTTCTCGGCGGCCAGTCCCACCATTCGCTCGCCGCCGGAGCCGATCAGCCACGGCGGTGAGGTCACGCCCTCTTCCAGGACCAGCAGTTCCTCGACCTTCTCGATCGTGGTTCGCACCCGCTCGTAACGCTGCTGGAACGGCTGCCACTCGATGCCGGACTCGTCGAATTGGGATTTGATCAGGCCCGTTCCGATCCCGACCTCCAGCCGGCTGTCGGTCAGCCGCTGGGCCGTGGCGATCTCACGCGCCAAGAACCAGGGATGCCAGAACCCGACGTCCAACACGTAGGTGCCGACGTGCATCCGCTCACACGAGTAAGCGGCAGCCATCGACGCCAGGAACGGTGACGTGCGGCTGGGCCCCAGATGGTCCACGCCGACCGCCACGTCAAAGCCGTAAGCCTCGGCACGCTGGCAGGTGTCGACGAGTTCTTGCCGACCGCGAGGGGTGGCAAGGGTGAACCCGAACCGGAAGTCCCGTTCGGCCGCGGGCTTGTTCAACGCCGTCATGATCGCACCAGCCGCGTGATTGCGTCGGAGAAGTCGAAGTCGCTCAACACACACCTCATCAGGTTGGAGTAACGAACCGGAGCTTCGCTGCCCGGTCGGGGAGTTCGCCTGCGACAGCCAGCTGCCCGCTGGCGGTAATGGTCTCTGCCTCACGTGCTCGTCAGCACGTAGACAGGCAGATTACCGCTTCAGGACAAGATGTCTATGGTTCAAGGAAGAAATCCCGCCAGGGGGCGCTGATCGCAAACGCGAGAAGGCCCCGCCGGATCGCTCCGGCGGGGCCTTGTCGTTGTGCGTATTGGCTGTTACGGGGTGACGCTCTGCACGATCACGTCGCCGGAGCCGACCAGCACGTTGCCGTTGGTGCGCACGTCAACCGTGCCCAGCAACGCCCGGCCCGAAGCCGGAGCCGCGTTCGCGGTCACCGATCCCGGAACCGTCCAGCTGGCGTTGGCCGGCCGCACCGCGTTCGCGTCGGTCACCGACACCGTCCCGTAGGCCGGGTTGGCGAAGACGTCGACGTAGTTGAACGTGGTGGAGCCTGCCGGCACCGCGAAGCCGTCAACCAGGGTGACCCAGGTGCCGGCCGCCGGGTTGGCGATGGTGACCGATTCCTCGCTGTCGCCGTCCGCTGCCTGGCCGGCCAGCACGCAGCTGCCAGTCGTGCAGTTGTAGACGTACAGGTCGAGGTCAGCCCCCGGGTCACTGGTGCCACCGATGGTGGCCCGCAGTGAGGTGGAGCCCGGGGCCACCGTCAGCTGGCGCTGCTGCGAGGCCAGGTTGGCGATGGTCGGCTTCTCGATCCGGGCGCTGCCCAGCGCGGTGCCGACCGCCCGGCCGGTGAACTCACCGAAGATGTTCTTCAGCGTGTAGCTGCGAGCCACCGGAGTCCCGATCGTGGCCGACGCGATGGTGTCGGGGTTGGGCGAGACGGTCGCGCCCAGGATCGAGGTGGTCAGGGTGTACGGCGCGTTCTCGGCATCGGAAGTACGCCGAGCCTCGATCGTGACCTCCCAGACACCGGCGAAGGGGTTGCTCGTCGTACGGCTGGTCGGCGAGCCGACGCAGCTGCCGGACGAGGGGTTGTAGCAGCTCAACGAGGAGTTGGCGTCAAGGGCGACCCCGTACGGGTGGAACCGCAGGAAGCGGATCTGCCCGGCTCCCGGAGTGTCGCCGCCACCCACCAGGTCCACCTTCAGCGCCGGCGTGTTGGCCGGGACGTTGAAGAAGTAGCTGGTGACCTGGTTGCGACCGATCGTGCCCGAGTGCGCGATCGAGTAGTTGTTCGCCGCGGAGAACTGCTCCGCCGCGACAACGGTGTTCAGCGTCTGCCCGTCGATACCGGCCGTCGACGGGTCGTCGAGGTTCAGGATCGCCGAGTGCGCGCCGGCACTGGTCGGGTTGACGTTGACCGCCAGCGTGACCGGCGAGTTCAGCGGCAGCGAGATCGAGGTCGCCGCGGTGCTGAAGGTGCCGTCGTTGCCGACCCAGCTCAGGTTGAAGCTCTGGGCTCCGCCTGCGCCGGAGGTGCGGGTGAAGGTGTAGGTCCGGACGTAGTTGTCGCCAGCCTTGACCCCTTCACGGTCATAGATGCCCTCGCCGCGACCCGGCGTCGCCAGGAAGCCCGAGAGGACGGTGTTGACCGGAACCGAAGAGGTGATCGTCACCGGCTTGATGTTGGTCTTGAGCAGGTTCCACGCGGCGGGGACGTTGAACAGGCCGTTGCCCTGCTCGAAGGCGCCGTAACGCGGAATGTAGCGGGCTGAGGAGGTGATGGCCTGACGGAGCTGAGCCGGCTGGCTCTGCACGCCGGACTGCTTGGCCGCGCTCACCAGCAGCGCCGCGGCGCCGGCTGACTGGGGTGCGGCCATCGAGGTTCCGTTGGCCATGCCGTAGCCGGTGGGCAGCGGGTACGTGCCGGCCAGCGGAGAGGGCGCCTGCCACATCGGGACGGTCGAGACCGCCGCTCCGGGAGCGATGATCTCGGGCTTGAAGCCACCGTCTTCACGGGGGCCACGGGAGGAGAAGCCGTGCATGTTGTCGACGTGGCTGGAGTCCGAACCGTAGTTCTTCTGCCAGGTCGCCTTGCTGATGTAGGAGCCGACGGACACCACATCGGAGGCCGCGGACGGGTCGCCGATGGTGTTGATGCCTGAGCCGTTGTTGCCGGCCGAGATGAAGATCTGCACGTTGTACTGCTCGATCAGGCGGTTGTAGAGGACCGCCCGGGTGTTGTTGCCGTCGTTGAGCGCCGGCAGCCCGCCGATCGACATGTTGATCACGTCGACGTTGCCCTGCTTGGCGATGAACGTCATGCCCTCGATGAGGGCGTGGTTGGTGCAGCCGGTGGTGAACATGCAGACCCGGACGCTCTTGAGCTTCGCGCCGGGGGCCGCACCGGACATGGCGCCGCCGAACATCTTGTTGGCGGCGGTGATGCCCGCGACGTGGCTGCCGTGCAAGCCGGACACGATGCCGATGTTGACGTACTTGTTCTGGCCGTCGATCTGCACGACGAACGGCATCGTCTCCTGGATCGGCGTGGCCGGGTTGTCGACACCGAAGTGGCCGACGTCGAACTTCGTGGCGTAGTTGGTCATCGCCGCGTCGTCGCTGAAGTTGTTGTTCTGGTTGCTGTCGACGCGCACGGTGTTGGCGGTGGTGTCCCACAGCACGCCGAACTTGTCGGTGGTGTCGCCGTCGCGGTTGACGTCGCTGCCGACCTCGCCACCGAGGCGGGAGTCACCCTCGACGAAGGTGGCGGTCCGGTAGGCGCCGGCCGGCGCGGTGTAGTTGACGCCCCCGAAGGTGAACGCCGGGCCGCTGACCTGGGCGGCCATGTTCAGCCAGGTCGGGTCGTTGTCGGTGAACGGGTCTGTCGCGGTCACCCAGTCGGTGATCTTGCGCTCGCCGGTCGTGGTGGTCGACAGCGCGGGGTGGTCTAGGTCGATGCCGGTGTCGAGGATGCCGATGGTGGTGCCCCGGCCGTCCCAGGTCGGGTTGGCCGCGGTGAAGGCGGCCGCGCCGGTCTCACCGACAGGCATGTAGGGGTTGTCGCGCGGAGTGGTCGCGTTCGGGGGCGCCTGCGGGGTGGGGTCCTCAGCGCCGGCCGGGATCGGGTCGTCCAGCGGGACGATCTCGTCCAGGTCCGCCGCCACGATGCCCGCCAGGTTGGCCGCGGCCTCCGCCTTGGCGGTCGGCACGTCGGCGCGGATGTAGCTGACGTCGCCGTCAGCCTTGCGGATCACAGCGCCGAGGGACTTCAGGCCGCTGATGACAGCGTTGTTCTTGCCGGGCGCCGCGGCGATCAGCAGCGTCACCGTGGACGCGCCCTTGGCCGTTGCGGTGGCCAGCAGTTCCCGGTCGTGCTTGCCGAGCTGGGAGTGCTTGGCCGAGCCGGCCGGAGCGCCGGGGGCGCTGAAGGCCGACGGTGCGGAGACGCCGGCGGCGACGAGTGCGCCGAGCGCTGTGAGGGCCACCGTGCTACGGCGAGCCCTCGAACCACGCGAAATATGCATGCAATCCACCTTGTAAAGGTTGGGGGGGAGTTGGGGTGACAGTGCTAATTCAGTCATGCCGGATGCATAAGGTCAAGATGCAATCGTATACGTCCACTAAACATCCTATGCGAAGTACGTCACACCGGTGCCACTGGAACGTGGCAGCTGTGAGTGCGGGGTCTGGCGCTCAGCCGCCGGCATCGGCCACTATCAGAGATCAGCGATGTCACAGCGCCCTTATCGCCTGCTGTACATCGTTGTACAAATCGGTGGTAAAAGATCTTTAGACGAAAGGCGAGCCCGTGCGGAGAATGCGACGAGCTGCTCACCGGCGATTTCAGACGGGTGCCGCGGTGCTGGCCGCGGCGGTCCTGACCGTGGCCTGCGGGGGCAGCGAGGAGCCACGGTCGCCGTCGCCGGGCGGGACGCAGTCCAGCGCATCAGAGGCGCCGTCCGGGTCGGGCACGGCGGCCGGCGACAACAACAAGGTGCTGGGGCGCTCGTATGAGAACCCGGTGTATGACCAGGACTTTCCCGACCCCGCGGTGCTTCGGGTGGGCTCGCAGTACTACGCCTACGCCACCCAGGGCGGCGGCTCGAACATCCAGGTGCTCACCTCGCCCGACCTGGTGAGCTGGAGCCAGGCGCCCGACGCCCTGCCGCAACTGGGCAGCTGGGCCACCGGCGGAAAGACCTGGGCGCCGGAGGTGCTGGCGGTCGGGGGCGCCTACGTCCTGTATTACACCGAGCAGGACCAGAAGTCGGGCAAGCAGTGCATCGGCCGGGCCCGGTCCGACAAGCCCGGCGGGCCGTTCGTCGATGACAGCCGGGCCCCCCTGGTCTGCCAGGCCGAGCTGGGCGGCTCGATCGACCCCAACCCGATCCGGGCCGCCGACGGCGCCCTGTACCTGTACTGGAAGAACGACGGCAACTGCTGCGGGCAGCCGGTGCGGCTGTGGGTGCAGCAGCTGAGCCCGGACGCGGCCAGCCTGCGCGGCGCCCCGGTGGCCCTGCTGTCCAACACCAAGCCCTGGCACGGCAACCTCATCGAGGCGCCCGAGATGGTCGTCCACGACGGCCGGTACTTCTTGTTCTACTCGGCCAACGACTACGGCTCGGACAAGTACGCCGTCGGCTATGCCAGCTGCCAGAGCCCGACCGGCCCGTGCGTCGACCGGTCTGCCGAACCCCTGC
This region includes:
- a CDS encoding BTAD domain-containing putative transcriptional regulator, translating into MQQRVVLAVLLLHTNRPIGRQQIIDAVWGTAHPTHAVNLLQRHVSSLRRVLEPQRSARAASDRVVWTDGGYLFTVASGNLDLEQFDSSVSLARAARVAGDLPKAAAALHSALQLWRGPACDGLISPYLDAQREQLAERRISALEERIDLDLALGNHLDVIAELRALVADYPLRERLRGLLMSALYRSGRQADALAAYQDARRQLRDEVGVAPAAPLQRLQQQILAADPDLAPPAPSGPITVSAGPPREHIPMPAQLPRDLSTFVGRDSELHQLNSLINAAPGSEGPEVTALHGMTGVGKTALAVHWAHQIRDRFSDGQVYLNLRGHDPTEPLMDPGEALRTVLEAFSVPASQVPAGLEARAALYRSVLSGQQVLIVLDNVHDAEQVRPLLPGSAGCRVLLTSRNQLTSLAAIDGAQLLGIEPLSDSDAQALLARRLGAHRVAQEAAAVEQIVQACAGLPLALSVVAARAVPDFPLAVVADRLRAAQGSLDAFDGGDETANLRSLLAGSYRYLSPAAARLFRLLPLLPRPDFTGCVVAGLAGIELPEVESPMFELRRANLINETKPGLHAMHELHRAYASELSLSYDTDEERRRALRGLSEHCLHPAHRADRLLSQFGEDNRIWRPNRSPVSADDSPAHHDALDWFTAQHPGLRCALGPAAGDGVDQSLRQLAWTFESFLEGDDYPRDSRTAHRSRPSHEEQPRHPAGQAICHGCLAYAYAQLGRHHDAELHARQALALYQEIGHRTGQVHSYRLLSWVLDRQGRYRDALAQAQLASELSGERELDLHG
- a CDS encoding TIGR03621 family F420-dependent LLM class oxidoreductase, translated to MTALNKPAAERDFRFGFTLATPRGRQELVDTCQRAEAYGFDVAVGVDHLGPSRTSPFLASMAAAYSCERMHVGTYVLDVGFWHPWFLAREIATAQRLTDSRLEVGIGTGLIKSQFDESGIEWQPFQQRYERVRTTIEKVEELLVLEEGVTSPPWLIGSGGERMVGLAAEKADIASFAGRLQVSGQPPATLRLTTAEETQQAVDYFCSKAGDRVDQIERNAFILGVEVTDNRRQAAENAMEDFGPYLTMEQMLECPFLLMGTEEEIARQILESRERYGFSYFSVQRPHMEVLGPIIKRVRSLV
- a CDS encoding S8 family serine peptidase, translating into MALTALGALVAAGVSAPSAFSAPGAPAGSAKHSQLGKHDRELLATATAKGASTVTLLIAAAPGKNNAVISGLKSLGAVIRKADGDVSYIRADVPTAKAEAAANLAGIVAADLDEIVPLDDPIPAGAEDPTPQAPPNATTPRDNPYMPVGETGAAAFTAANPTWDGRGTTIGILDTGIDLDHPALSTTTTGERKITDWVTATDPFTDNDPTWLNMAAQVSGPAFTFGGVNYTAPAGAYRTATFVEGDSRLGGEVGSDVNRDGDTTDKFGVLWDTTANTVRVDSNQNNNFSDDAAMTNYATKFDVGHFGVDNPATPIQETMPFVVQIDGQNKYVNIGIVSGLHGSHVAGITAANKMFGGAMSGAAPGAKLKSVRVCMFTTGCTNHALIEGMTFIAKQGNVDVINMSIGGLPALNDGNNTRAVLYNRLIEQYNVQIFISAGNNGSGINTIGDPSAASDVVSVGSYISKATWQKNYGSDSSHVDNMHGFSSRGPREDGGFKPEIIAPGAAVSTVPMWQAPSPLAGTYPLPTGYGMANGTSMAAPQSAGAAALLVSAAKQSGVQSQPAQLRQAITSSARYIPRYGAFEQGNGLFNVPAAWNLLKTNIKPVTITSSVPVNTVLSGFLATPGRGEGIYDREGVKAGDNYVRTYTFTRTSGAGGAQSFNLSWVGNDGTFSTAATSISLPLNSPVTLAVNVNPTSAGAHSAILNLDDPSTAGIDGQTLNTVVAAEQFSAANNYSIAHSGTIGRNQVTSYFFNVPANTPALKVDLVGGGDTPGAGQIRFLRFHPYGVALDANSSLSCYNPSSGSCVGSPTSRTTSNPFAGVWEVTIEARRTSDAENAPYTLTTSILGATVSPNPDTIASATIGTPVARSYTLKNIFGEFTGRAVGTALGSARIEKPTIANLASQQRQLTVAPGSTSLRATIGGTSDPGADLDLYVYNCTTGSCVLAGQAADGDSEESVTIANPAAGTWVTLVDGFAVPAGSTTFNYVDVFANPAYGTVSVTDANAVRPANASWTVPGSVTANAAPASGRALLGTVDVRTNGNVLVGSGDVIVQSVTP
- a CDS encoding glycoside hydrolase family 43 protein translates to MRRAAHRRFQTGAAVLAAAVLTVACGGSEEPRSPSPGGTQSSASEAPSGSGTAAGDNNKVLGRSYENPVYDQDFPDPAVLRVGSQYYAYATQGGGSNIQVLTSPDLVSWSQAPDALPQLGSWATGGKTWAPEVLAVGGAYVLYYTEQDQKSGKQCIGRARSDKPGGPFVDDSRAPLVCQAELGGSIDPNPIRAADGALYLYWKNDGNCCGQPVRLWVQQLSPDAASLRGAPVALLSNTKPWHGNLIEAPEMVVHDGRYFLFYSANDYGSDKYAVGYASCQSPTGPCVDRSAEPLLSTAPAAAGPGHNFVLDLPDGSSVMFFHAWPPDAIGSTIPGRQLWMERLEWRNGQPSVAPPD